In Burkholderia contaminans, the following proteins share a genomic window:
- a CDS encoding MarR family winged helix-turn-helix transcriptional regulator: MSDSSTQPPVSPLSSYQMNDSVGYLMSRVKSVMTNLVTQRTQEELGITGTQASMLFMIAVGKCSTAAELAREYGIDASAVTRLLDRVEKRGLLSRVRSIEDRRVVRLELTDEGRALAERLPPIFRSVLDQVLDGFTPEEVGFLKSMLRRILSNYCETAGGSIT, encoded by the coding sequence ATGTCGGATTCTTCTACCCAACCACCCGTCTCGCCGCTGTCCTCGTATCAGATGAACGACAGCGTCGGTTATCTGATGTCGCGCGTGAAGTCGGTGATGACCAACCTCGTCACGCAACGCACGCAGGAAGAGCTCGGCATCACGGGCACCCAGGCGAGCATGCTGTTCATGATCGCGGTCGGCAAATGCTCGACGGCCGCCGAGCTCGCGCGCGAGTACGGCATCGACGCGAGCGCGGTCACGCGCCTGCTCGACCGGGTCGAGAAACGCGGCCTGCTGTCCCGCGTGCGCAGCATCGAGGATCGGCGTGTCGTGCGCCTCGAGTTGACCGACGAAGGCCGTGCGCTCGCCGAACGGCTGCCGCCGATTTTCCGGAGCGTGCTCGACCAGGTGCTGGACGGGTTCACGCCGGAGGAAGTCGGGTTCCTGAAGAGCATGCTGCGCCGCATTCTCAGCAACTACTGCGAGACCGCCGGCGGCAGCATCACGTAA
- the zapE gene encoding cell division protein ZapE → MNVTEYYTRELTTRGYQSDPAQRAAVDRLQQCFDEWVEYKARRSNAFKKLINHPDLPRGVYMWGGVGRGKSFLMDSFFAVVPVQRKTRLHFHEFMREVHRELEELKGQADPLDELARRIAKRYRLICFDEFHVSDIADAMILYRLLDRLFNNGVQFVMTSNYDPDDLYPDGLHRDRMLPAIALIKSKLDVLNVDAGVDYRQRTLAQVKMYHTPLGADADRELRHAFQKLAAVPDESPLLHIEKRELKALRKADGVVWFDFATLCGGPRSQNDYLELASRFHAIVLSEVPQMSPRMASEARRFTWLIDVLYDHKVKLLMSAAVPAEQLYIEGPMANEFARTVSRIVEMQSKEYIETPRRIVDTSLT, encoded by the coding sequence ATGAACGTCACCGAATACTACACGCGCGAACTGACCACGCGCGGCTATCAGTCCGATCCCGCACAGCGCGCGGCCGTCGATCGCCTGCAGCAATGTTTCGACGAGTGGGTCGAGTACAAGGCGCGCCGCTCGAACGCATTCAAGAAGCTCATCAATCATCCCGACCTCCCGCGCGGCGTCTACATGTGGGGCGGCGTCGGTCGCGGCAAGAGCTTCCTGATGGACAGCTTCTTCGCGGTCGTGCCCGTGCAGCGCAAGACGCGCCTGCATTTCCATGAATTCATGCGCGAAGTGCATCGTGAGCTCGAGGAGCTGAAAGGGCAGGCCGATCCGCTCGACGAACTCGCACGGCGCATCGCGAAGCGCTACCGGTTGATCTGCTTCGACGAGTTCCATGTGTCGGACATTGCCGATGCGATGATCCTGTACCGTCTGCTTGACCGCCTGTTCAACAACGGCGTGCAGTTCGTGATGACGTCCAACTACGATCCCGACGACCTGTATCCGGACGGCCTGCATCGCGACCGCATGCTGCCGGCGATCGCGCTGATCAAGTCCAAGCTCGACGTGCTCAACGTCGACGCGGGCGTCGATTATCGCCAGCGCACGCTCGCGCAGGTGAAGATGTATCACACGCCGCTCGGCGCGGATGCCGATCGCGAATTGCGGCATGCCTTCCAGAAGCTCGCTGCCGTGCCCGACGAAAGCCCGCTCCTGCATATCGAGAAGCGCGAGCTGAAGGCGCTGCGCAAGGCGGACGGCGTCGTGTGGTTCGACTTCGCGACGCTGTGCGGCGGCCCGCGTTCGCAGAACGACTACCTCGAACTGGCAAGCCGCTTCCACGCGATCGTGCTGTCCGAGGTGCCGCAGATGTCGCCGCGGATGGCGTCCGAGGCGCGGCGCTTCACGTGGCTCATCGACGTGCTGTACGACCACAAGGTCAAGCTGCTGATGTCCGCGGCGGTGCCGGCGGAGCAGTTGTATATCGAAGGCCCGATGGCCAACGAGTTTGCGCGTACGGTCTCGCGAATCGTCGAGATGCAGTCGAAGGAATACATCGAAACGCCGCGCCGCATCGTCGATACGTCGCTGACCTGA
- a CDS encoding efflux transporter outer membrane subunit yields the protein MKSSPLSVRAGSCRAAVAAAVAALALAGCANYIGIKSDKQIAPVSQFESAQSLPAQGGQWPALDWASQFGDPQLPKLIDEALQGNPSIAQAQARIAKASSYIESSRSNLMPKAEASYSWTRELYSSNALFPPPYGGQWYSENNALASASWELDLWGKNRERLHTAVSQEKAAEADMQQARITLASSVARTYNSLAQLYALRDIAQREITNRETVGKITDGRVSAGLDTNVERQTARGNIATTQASLSDLDGQITTARYQLAALLGKGPDRGLQIAAPVLNPSGEVALPGNLPADLVSRRPDIVAARWQVEAAMHDVKEAKAEFYPDVNLAAGFGFDAFGWGKFLNFASRQAQFGPAIHLPIFDAGALRAQLKGRYADFDLSVANYNQTLISALNDVATQVASIRAVDRQMGDAQRALDASTRAYDLAVIRYKAGLSPQLQVLTADSNRLASEQTVTNLKMRRRDMQLALIKALGGGFDATGTPLAAPDADKPTKQAAN from the coding sequence ATGAAATCCTCCCCGTTGTCCGTGCGCGCCGGGTCGTGCCGCGCCGCCGTCGCTGCCGCGGTCGCCGCACTGGCGCTGGCGGGTTGCGCAAACTACATCGGCATCAAGAGCGACAAGCAGATCGCCCCCGTGTCGCAATTCGAGTCCGCCCAGAGCCTGCCGGCCCAGGGCGGCCAGTGGCCGGCGCTCGACTGGGCCAGCCAGTTCGGCGACCCGCAGTTGCCGAAGCTGATCGACGAAGCCCTGCAGGGCAATCCGTCGATCGCACAGGCGCAGGCGCGCATCGCTAAGGCGTCGTCATACATCGAATCGTCGCGCTCGAACCTGATGCCGAAGGCGGAAGCCAGCTATTCGTGGACGCGCGAGCTGTATTCGTCGAATGCGCTGTTCCCGCCCCCGTACGGCGGCCAGTGGTACAGCGAGAACAACGCGCTCGCGAGTGCGTCGTGGGAACTCGACCTGTGGGGCAAGAATCGCGAACGCCTGCACACCGCCGTGTCGCAGGAAAAGGCGGCCGAAGCCGATATGCAGCAGGCGCGCATCACGCTCGCGTCGTCGGTCGCACGCACCTACAACTCGCTCGCGCAGCTCTATGCGCTGCGCGACATCGCCCAACGCGAGATCACCAACCGCGAGACGGTCGGCAAGATCACCGACGGCCGCGTATCGGCCGGCCTCGACACCAACGTCGAACGCCAGACGGCCCGCGGCAACATCGCGACGACCCAGGCTTCGCTGTCCGATCTCGACGGCCAGATCACGACGGCGCGCTACCAGCTCGCCGCACTGCTCGGCAAGGGCCCGGATCGCGGGTTGCAGATCGCGGCGCCCGTGCTGAACCCGAGCGGCGAAGTCGCGCTGCCCGGCAACCTGCCGGCCGATCTCGTCTCGCGCCGCCCCGACATCGTCGCCGCGCGCTGGCAGGTCGAAGCCGCGATGCACGACGTGAAGGAAGCGAAGGCCGAGTTCTATCCCGACGTGAACCTCGCGGCCGGCTTCGGCTTCGATGCGTTCGGCTGGGGCAAATTCCTGAACTTCGCGAGCCGTCAGGCGCAGTTCGGCCCGGCGATCCACCTGCCGATTTTCGACGCAGGCGCGCTGCGCGCGCAGCTCAAGGGCCGCTACGCGGACTTCGACCTGTCGGTGGCGAACTACAACCAGACACTGATCAGCGCGTTGAACGACGTCGCGACCCAGGTCGCGTCGATCCGCGCCGTAGATCGCCAGATGGGCGATGCGCAACGCGCGCTCGACGCGTCGACGCGCGCCTACGACCTCGCGGTTATCCGCTACAAGGCCGGCCTGTCGCCGCAGCTGCAAGTGCTGACCGCGGACAGCAACCGCCTCGCATCGGAACAGACGGTGACCAACCTGAAGATGCGCCGCCGCGACATGCAGCTCGCGCTGATCAAGGCGCTGGGTGGCGGGTTCGACGCGACCGGCACGCCGCTCGCCGCCCCCGATGCCGACAAGCCGACAAAACAGGCCGCCAACTGA
- the lpdA gene encoding dihydrolipoyl dehydrogenase: MSKEFDVVVIGAGPGGYIAAIRAAQLGKTVACIEKWKNPAGALKLGGTCLNVGCIPSKALLASSEEFENTSHHLADHGITVDGVKIDVAKMLGRKDAIVEKMTSGIEFLFKKNKITWLKGHGKFTGKTDAGVQIEVSGEGETEVVTAKNVIIATGSKARHLPGIPVDNKIVSDNEGALTFDSVPKKLAVIGAGVIGLELGSVWRRLGAEVTVLEALPAFLGAADEALAKEAAKLFKKQGLDIHLGVKIGEVKTTANGVSIAYTDKDGNAQTLDADRLIVSVGRVPNTDNLGLEAIGLKANERGFIDVDDHCRTAVPNVYAIGDVVRGPMLAHKAEDEGVLVAEVIDGQKPHIDYNCIPWVIYTYPEIAWVGKTEQQLKAEGREIKSGKFPFSINGRALGMNAPDGFVKMIADAKTDELLGVHVIAANASDLIAEAVVAMEFKAASEDIARICHPHPSMSEVMREAALAVDKRSLNS, translated from the coding sequence ATGTCCAAGGAATTTGACGTCGTCGTGATCGGCGCCGGCCCAGGCGGTTACATCGCCGCGATCCGCGCTGCGCAGCTCGGCAAGACGGTTGCGTGTATCGAGAAGTGGAAGAATCCGGCCGGCGCGCTGAAGCTCGGCGGCACGTGCCTGAACGTCGGCTGCATCCCGTCGAAGGCGCTGCTCGCGTCGTCGGAAGAGTTCGAGAACACGTCGCACCATCTGGCCGACCACGGCATCACGGTCGACGGCGTGAAGATCGATGTCGCGAAGATGCTCGGCCGCAAGGACGCGATCGTCGAGAAGATGACGAGCGGGATCGAGTTCCTGTTCAAGAAGAACAAGATCACCTGGCTGAAGGGCCATGGCAAGTTCACCGGCAAGACCGACGCCGGCGTGCAGATCGAAGTGAGCGGCGAGGGTGAAACCGAAGTCGTCACCGCGAAGAACGTGATCATCGCGACGGGCTCGAAGGCGCGTCACCTGCCGGGCATTCCGGTCGACAACAAGATCGTGTCGGACAACGAAGGTGCGCTGACGTTCGACTCGGTGCCGAAGAAGCTCGCCGTGATCGGCGCAGGCGTGATCGGTCTCGAGCTCGGCTCGGTGTGGCGTCGCCTCGGCGCCGAAGTGACGGTGCTCGAAGCGCTGCCGGCCTTCCTCGGCGCAGCTGACGAAGCGCTCGCGAAGGAAGCAGCCAAGCTGTTCAAGAAGCAGGGCCTCGACATCCATCTCGGCGTGAAGATCGGCGAAGTGAAGACGACCGCGAACGGCGTGTCGATCGCCTACACGGACAAGGACGGCAACGCGCAGACGCTCGACGCCGACCGCCTGATCGTGTCGGTCGGCCGCGTGCCGAACACCGACAACCTCGGCCTCGAGGCAATCGGCCTGAAGGCGAACGAGCGCGGCTTCATCGACGTGGACGACCACTGCCGCACGGCGGTGCCGAATGTGTACGCGATCGGCGACGTGGTGCGTGGCCCGATGCTCGCGCACAAGGCGGAAGACGAAGGCGTGCTGGTCGCGGAAGTGATCGACGGCCAGAAGCCGCACATCGACTACAACTGCATTCCGTGGGTGATCTACACGTACCCGGAAATCGCATGGGTCGGCAAGACGGAGCAGCAGCTGAAGGCGGAAGGCCGCGAGATCAAGTCGGGCAAGTTCCCGTTCTCGATCAACGGCCGCGCGCTCGGCATGAACGCTCCGGACGGCTTCGTGAAGATGATCGCGGACGCGAAGACCGACGAACTGCTCGGCGTGCACGTGATCGCTGCGAACGCGTCGGACCTGATCGCGGAAGCCGTGGTGGCGATGGAATTCAAGGCGGCGTCGGAAGACATCGCTCGCATCTGCCATCCGCACCCGTCGATGTCGGAAGTGATGCGCGAAGCGGCGCTCGCCGTCGACAAGCGCTCGCTGAACAGCTGA
- the odhB gene encoding 2-oxoglutarate dehydrogenase complex dihydrolipoyllysine-residue succinyltransferase, translating to MAIVEVKVPQLSESVSEATMLQWKKKPGEAVAQDEILIELETDKVVLEVPAPAAGVLAQVLQNDGDTVVADQLIATIDTEAKAGAAEAAAGAAEVKPAAAPAAAAPAAQPVAAAATASSTTASPAASKLLAEKGLSAGDVAGSGRDGRVTKGDALAAGSAPKAAPAAAPAKTAAAKPSLPEVKVPASAATWLNDRPEQRVPMSRLRARIAERLLESQQTNAILTTFNEVNMAPVMELRNKYKDKFEKEHGVKLGFMSFFVKAAVHALKKFPLVNASIDGNDIVYHGYFDIGIAVGSPRGLVVPILRNADQLSLAEIEKKIAEFGQKAKDGKLSIEEMTGGTFSISNGGVFGSMLSTPIINPPQSAILGVHATKERPVVENGQIVIRPINYLALSYDHRIIDGREAVLSLVAMKDALEDPARLLLDL from the coding sequence ATGGCTATCGTAGAAGTCAAAGTCCCCCAGCTTTCGGAGTCGGTTTCGGAAGCCACCATGCTGCAGTGGAAGAAGAAGCCGGGCGAAGCAGTTGCTCAAGACGAAATCCTGATCGAACTCGAGACCGACAAGGTCGTGCTCGAAGTGCCGGCACCGGCCGCGGGCGTGCTCGCGCAAGTGCTGCAGAACGACGGTGACACCGTCGTTGCCGATCAGCTGATCGCAACGATCGACACCGAAGCGAAGGCAGGTGCAGCCGAAGCCGCGGCAGGCGCCGCCGAAGTCAAGCCGGCAGCAGCGCCTGCTGCAGCCGCACCGGCAGCACAGCCGGTCGCTGCAGCCGCAACTGCATCGTCGACCACCGCATCGCCGGCCGCATCGAAGCTGCTGGCCGAGAAGGGCCTGTCGGCGGGCGACGTCGCAGGTTCGGGCCGCGACGGCCGCGTCACGAAGGGCGACGCGCTGGCAGCAGGCAGCGCACCGAAGGCCGCTCCGGCTGCCGCACCGGCGAAGACCGCCGCTGCGAAGCCGTCGCTGCCGGAAGTGAAGGTGCCGGCATCGGCCGCGACCTGGCTGAACGACCGTCCGGAACAGCGCGTGCCGATGTCGCGCCTGCGTGCGCGTATCGCCGAGCGTCTGCTTGAGTCGCAGCAGACCAACGCGATCCTGACGACGTTCAACGAAGTGAACATGGCTCCGGTCATGGAACTGCGCAACAAGTACAAGGACAAGTTCGAGAAGGAACATGGCGTGAAGCTCGGCTTCATGTCGTTCTTCGTGAAGGCGGCCGTGCACGCGCTGAAGAAGTTCCCGCTCGTGAACGCGTCGATCGACGGTAACGACATCGTCTACCACGGCTACTTCGACATCGGTATCGCGGTCGGTTCGCCGCGCGGCCTCGTCGTGCCGATCCTGCGCAACGCGGATCAGCTGAGCCTCGCCGAGATCGAAAAGAAGATCGCCGAATTCGGCCAGAAGGCGAAGGACGGCAAGCTGTCGATCGAGGAAATGACGGGCGGTACGTTCTCGATCTCGAACGGCGGTGTGTTCGGTTCGATGTTGTCGACCCCGATCATCAACCCGCCGCAGTCGGCAATCCTCGGCGTGCACGCGACGAAGGAGCGCCCGGTCGTCGAAAACGGCCAGATCGTGATCCGTCCGATCAACTACCTCGCGCTGTCTTACGACCACCGCATCATCGACGGCCGCGAAGCCGTGCTGTCGCTCGTCGCGATGAAGGATGCGCTGGAAGATCCGGCTCGCCTGCTGCTCGACCTGTAA
- a CDS encoding 2-oxoglutarate dehydrogenase E1 component → MSDVMKQFQLNSYLFGGNASYVEELYDAYLNNPASVPENWREYFDALQNVPATDGSNANDVAHFPIVESFAERAKANAFIPRESTTNLAAARKQVHVQSLISAYRFLGSQWANLDPLKRRERPAIPELEPAFYDFSEGDLDQTYSASNLYFGFDQASLRDIVKGLRDTYCGTIGAEYMYISDPEQKRWWQERLESTRATPNFSADEKKHILNRLTAAEGLERYLHTKYVGQKRFSLEGGESFIAAMDEVVQHAGKRGVQEIIIGMAHRGRLNVLVNTLGKMPADLFAEFEGKHVDDLPAGDVKYHKGFSSDVSTEGGPVHLSLAFNPSHLEIVNPVVEGSAKARMDRRGDEDGLQVLPVQIHGDAAFAGQGVVMETLNLAQTRGYGTHGTLHIVINNQIGFTTSDPRDARSTLYCTDVVKMIEAPVLHVNGDDPEAVVLAIQIAIDYRMQFHKDVVIDIVCFRKLGHNEQDTPAVTQPLMYKKIAQHPGTRALYAEKLVQQGVITAEDADNYVKAYRKAMDDGHHTVDPVLSNYKSKYAVDWVPFLNRKWTDAADTAVPLAELKRLGERITTVPENFKVHPLVERVINDRRNMARGDQPLDWGMGEHLAFASLVASGYSVRLTGQDSGRGTFTHRHAVLHDQNRERWNDGTYVPLQNIAEGQAKFTVIDSVLSEEAVLGFEYGYSTAEPNTLVLWEAQFGDFVNGAQVVIDQFISSGEVKWGRVSGLTMLLPHGYEGQGPEHSSTRIERFLQLCADHNMQVVQPTTPAQIFHLLRRQMIRLFRKPLIVATPKSLLRHKEAVSDLSELAKGSFQPVLGETDGGIDAKKVKRVLACSGRVYYDLVAHRREAKANDVAIIRIEQLYPFAHKQFEAEMKKYENATEVVWVQDEPQNQGPWFYVEHHLKEGMKEGQKLAYSGRPASASPAVGYYAKHYEQQKALIEGAFGRLKSTSIAK, encoded by the coding sequence ATGTCAGATGTAATGAAGCAGTTTCAGCTGAACTCCTATCTGTTCGGCGGCAATGCTTCGTACGTTGAAGAACTGTACGATGCATACCTCAACAATCCGGCATCGGTGCCGGAGAACTGGCGAGAGTATTTCGACGCGCTGCAGAATGTGCCTGCAACGGACGGTTCGAATGCCAATGACGTCGCCCATTTTCCGATCGTCGAATCGTTCGCCGAGCGCGCGAAGGCCAATGCCTTCATCCCGCGCGAAAGCACCACCAATCTGGCTGCGGCACGCAAGCAAGTGCACGTCCAGTCCCTCATCAGCGCCTACCGCTTCCTCGGCTCGCAATGGGCCAATCTGGATCCGCTGAAGCGTCGCGAACGTCCCGCCATTCCCGAGCTCGAACCCGCGTTCTACGATTTCTCCGAAGGCGACCTCGACCAGACGTACAGCGCAAGCAACCTGTACTTCGGTTTCGACCAGGCTTCGCTGCGTGACATCGTCAAGGGCCTGCGCGACACGTACTGCGGCACGATCGGCGCCGAATACATGTACATCAGCGACCCGGAACAGAAGCGCTGGTGGCAGGAGCGCCTGGAGTCGACCCGCGCGACGCCGAACTTCTCGGCAGACGAGAAGAAGCACATCCTGAATCGCCTGACGGCTGCTGAAGGCCTCGAGCGCTACCTGCATACCAAGTACGTCGGCCAGAAGCGCTTCTCGCTCGAAGGCGGCGAAAGCTTCATCGCGGCGATGGACGAAGTCGTCCAGCACGCGGGCAAGCGCGGCGTGCAGGAAATCATCATCGGCATGGCTCACCGTGGCCGTCTGAACGTGCTGGTCAACACGCTGGGCAAGATGCCGGCCGACCTGTTCGCCGAATTCGAAGGCAAGCACGTCGACGACCTGCCGGCCGGTGACGTGAAGTACCACAAGGGCTTCTCGTCGGACGTGTCGACGGAAGGCGGCCCGGTCCACCTGTCGCTCGCGTTCAACCCGTCGCACCTCGAGATCGTGAACCCGGTGGTCGAAGGTTCCGCGAAGGCGCGGATGGACCGTCGCGGCGACGAAGACGGCCTGCAAGTGCTGCCGGTGCAGATCCACGGTGACGCGGCCTTCGCTGGCCAGGGCGTCGTGATGGAAACGCTGAACCTCGCGCAGACGCGCGGCTACGGCACGCACGGCACGCTGCACATCGTCATCAACAACCAGATCGGCTTCACGACGTCCGACCCGCGCGATGCGCGCTCGACGCTGTACTGTACCGATGTCGTCAAGATGATCGAAGCGCCGGTGCTGCACGTGAACGGCGACGATCCGGAAGCTGTCGTGCTCGCGATCCAGATCGCGATCGACTACCGGATGCAGTTCCACAAGGATGTCGTGATCGACATCGTCTGCTTCCGCAAGCTGGGCCACAACGAGCAGGACACGCCGGCGGTCACGCAGCCGCTGATGTACAAGAAGATCGCGCAGCACCCGGGCACCCGTGCGCTGTACGCCGAGAAGCTCGTGCAGCAGGGCGTGATCACCGCGGAAGACGCCGACAACTACGTGAAGGCGTACCGCAAGGCGATGGACGACGGTCACCACACGGTCGACCCGGTCCTGTCGAACTACAAGAGCAAGTACGCGGTCGACTGGGTTCCGTTCCTGAACCGCAAGTGGACGGATGCAGCCGACACGGCCGTGCCGCTCGCAGAACTGAAGCGCCTCGGCGAACGCATCACGACGGTCCCGGAAAACTTCAAGGTCCACCCGCTCGTCGAGCGCGTGATCAACGACCGCCGCAACATGGCGCGTGGCGACCAGCCGCTCGACTGGGGCATGGGCGAACACCTCGCGTTCGCGTCGCTCGTCGCATCGGGTTACTCGGTGCGCCTGACGGGCCAGGATTCGGGCCGCGGCACGTTCACGCACCGTCATGCGGTGCTGCACGACCAGAACCGCGAGCGCTGGAACGACGGCACGTACGTGCCGCTGCAGAACATCGCCGAAGGCCAGGCGAAGTTCACGGTGATCGACTCGGTGCTGTCGGAAGAGGCGGTGCTGGGCTTCGAATACGGTTACTCGACCGCCGAGCCGAACACGCTCGTGCTGTGGGAAGCGCAGTTCGGCGACTTCGTCAACGGCGCGCAGGTGGTGATCGACCAGTTCATCTCGTCGGGCGAAGTGAAGTGGGGCCGCGTGTCGGGTCTGACGATGCTGCTGCCGCACGGCTACGAAGGCCAGGGTCCGGAACACTCGTCGACGCGTATCGAGCGTTTCCTGCAGCTGTGTGCCGATCACAACATGCAGGTCGTTCAACCGACGACGCCGGCACAGATTTTCCACCTGCTGCGTCGCCAGATGATCCGCCTGTTCCGCAAGCCGCTGATCGTCGCTACGCCGAAGTCGCTGCTGCGTCACAAGGAGGCGGTGTCGGATCTGTCGGAACTCGCGAAGGGTTCGTTCCAGCCGGTGCTGGGCGAAACCGACGGCGGCATCGACGCGAAGAAGGTCAAGCGCGTGCTGGCATGCTCGGGCCGCGTGTATTACGACCTCGTCGCACATCGCCGCGAAGCGAAGGCGAACGACGTCGCGATCATCCGTATCGAGCAGCTGTACCCGTTCGCGCACAAGCAGTTCGAAGCCGAAATGAAGAAGTACGAGAACGCGACTGAAGTGGTCTGGGTGCAGGACGAGCCGCAGAATCAGGGCCCCTGGTTCTACGTCGAGCACCATCTGAAGGAAGGCATGAAGGAAGGGCAGAAGCTGGCATACAGCGGCCGTCCGGCTTCGGCCTCGCCGGCGGTTGGCTACTACGCGAAGCACTACGAGCAGCAGAAGGCCCTCATCGAAGGTGCTTTCGGCCGCCTGAAGAGCACGTCGATCGCGAAATAA
- the typA gene encoding translational GTPase TypA, producing the protein MTRALRNIAIIAHVDHGKTTLVDQLLRQSGTFRENQQIAERVMDSNDIEKERGITILAKNCAVEYEGTHINIVDTPGHADFGGEVERVLSMVDSVLLLVDAVEGPMPQTRFVTKKALALGLKPIVIVNKIDRPGARIDWVINQTFDLFDKLGATEEQLDFPIVYASGLNGYASLDPAAREGDMRPLFEAVLEHVPVRPADPDAPLQLQITSLDYSTYVGRIGVGRITRGRIKPGQPVAMRFGPEGDVLNRKINQVLSFTGLERVQVESAEAGDIVLINGIEDVGIGATICAVDTPEALPMITVDEPTLTMNFLVNSSPLAGREGKFVTSRQIRDRLMKELNHNVALRVKDTGDETVFEVSGRGELHLTILVENMRREGYELAVSRPRVVMQEIDGVRHEPYELLTVDVEDEHQGGVMEELGRRKGEMLDMASDGRGRTRLEYKISARGLIGFQSEFLTLTRGTGLMSHIFDSYAPVKDGSVFERRNGVLISQDDGAAVAYALWKLQDRGRMFVKPGDALYEGMIIGIHSRDNDLVVNPIKGKQLTNVRASGTDEAVRLVPPVQMSLEYAVEFIDDDELVEVTPQSIRLRKRFLKEHERRRASREGAVD; encoded by the coding sequence ATGACCCGCGCCCTTCGCAATATCGCCATCATCGCCCACGTCGACCACGGCAAGACTACGCTCGTCGACCAACTGCTTCGCCAGTCCGGCACCTTCCGCGAGAACCAGCAGATTGCGGAGCGGGTGATGGACTCGAACGACATCGAAAAAGAGCGCGGGATCACGATTCTCGCGAAGAACTGCGCGGTCGAATACGAAGGCACGCACATCAACATCGTCGACACGCCGGGGCACGCGGACTTCGGCGGCGAGGTGGAGCGCGTGCTGTCGATGGTCGACTCGGTGCTGCTGCTCGTCGACGCGGTCGAGGGCCCGATGCCGCAGACGCGCTTCGTCACGAAGAAGGCGCTCGCGCTCGGCCTGAAGCCGATCGTCATCGTCAACAAGATCGACCGTCCGGGCGCGCGGATCGACTGGGTCATCAACCAGACCTTCGACCTGTTCGACAAGCTCGGCGCAACCGAAGAGCAGCTCGACTTCCCGATCGTCTACGCATCGGGCCTGAACGGCTATGCGTCGCTCGACCCGGCCGCGCGCGAAGGCGACATGCGCCCGCTGTTCGAGGCAGTCCTCGAGCACGTGCCGGTCCGCCCGGCGGATCCGGACGCGCCGCTGCAACTTCAGATCACGTCGCTCGACTATTCGACGTACGTCGGCCGGATCGGCGTCGGCCGCATCACGCGCGGTCGCATCAAGCCGGGCCAGCCGGTCGCGATGCGCTTCGGGCCGGAAGGCGACGTGCTGAACCGCAAGATCAACCAGGTGCTGTCGTTCACGGGTCTCGAGCGCGTTCAGGTCGAGTCGGCCGAAGCGGGTGACATCGTGCTGATCAACGGTATTGAAGACGTCGGCATCGGCGCAACGATCTGCGCGGTGGATACGCCGGAAGCGCTGCCGATGATCACCGTCGACGAGCCGACGCTGACGATGAACTTCCTCGTCAACTCGTCGCCGCTCGCCGGCCGCGAAGGCAAGTTCGTCACGAGCCGCCAGATCCGTGACCGTCTGATGAAGGAACTGAACCACAACGTCGCGCTGCGCGTGAAGGACACCGGCGACGAAACGGTGTTCGAAGTGTCGGGTCGTGGTGAGCTGCACCTGACGATTCTCGTCGAGAACATGCGTCGTGAAGGCTACGAGCTGGCCGTGTCGCGTCCGCGCGTCGTGATGCAGGAAATCGACGGCGTGCGTCACGAGCCGTACGAGCTGCTGACCGTCGACGTCGAGGACGAACACCAGGGCGGCGTGATGGAAGAGCTCGGCCGCCGCAAGGGCGAGATGCTCGACATGGCGTCGGACGGCCGCGGCCGCACGCGTCTGGAGTACAAGATCTCGGCGCGGGGCCTGATCGGCTTCCAGAGCGAATTCCTGACGCTCACGCGCGGCACGGGCCTGATGAGCCACATCTTCGACTCGTACGCACCGGTCAAGGACGGCTCGGTGTTCGAGCGCCGCAACGGCGTGCTGATCTCGCAGGACGACGGCGCTGCCGTGGCCTACGCACTGTGGAAGCTGCAGGATCGCGGCCGCATGTTCGTGAAGCCGGGTGATGCGCTCTACGAGGGCATGATCATCGGTATCCACAGCCGCGACAACGACCTCGTCGTGAACCCGATCAAGGGCAAGCAGCTGACCAACGTGCGTGCGTCGGGTACCGATGAAGCGGTACGCCTCGTGCCGCCGGTCCAGATGTCGCTGGAATACGCGGTCGAATTCATCGACGACGACGAACTCGTTGAAGTGACGCCGCAATCGATCCGCCTGCGCAAGCGCTTCCTGAAGGAGCATGAGCGTCGCCGCGCGAGCCGCGAAGGCGCGGTCGACTAA